In a single window of the Arthrobacter sp. StoSoilA2 genome:
- the pdhA gene encoding pyruvate dehydrogenase (acetyl-transferring) E1 component subunit alpha codes for MGSTQLPPGTDETLAATSAAVAASGEPVEMVQLLGPDGKLGTDPVFSDYAKRIDPEKLRVFYADMARIRRFDQEATALQRQGELALWVPLTGQEAAQIGSAHASQPQDYIFPTYREHGVALVRNVDLAELLKQFRGVSNGGWDPRGNNFHLYTLVLAAQTLHAVGYAMGIQRDQKLAVAGDSNDPKAAVIAYFGDGASSEGDVHESMVFAASYDAPVVFFCQNNHWAISVPTEVQTKVPLANRAKGYGFPGIRVDGNDVIAVHAVTEWALEHAREGRGPVLIEAYTYRVGAHTTADDPTKYRELAEEAAWREKDPLERLEKYLRTEGLADEAFFEQVQADGDELAKYVRSTTHGLEVPDIRDSFANVYAEAHPLIAEEQAWFEEYSAGFEADQEAAN; via the coding sequence ATGGGCTCGACACAACTGCCCCCCGGGACCGATGAAACTCTGGCGGCAACCTCAGCGGCTGTAGCTGCCTCGGGTGAACCCGTAGAGATGGTCCAGTTGCTCGGCCCTGACGGAAAGCTAGGCACCGATCCCGTCTTCTCTGACTATGCCAAGCGGATAGACCCCGAAAAGCTCCGCGTCTTTTATGCCGACATGGCCAGAATCCGCCGGTTTGACCAGGAAGCTACTGCTCTGCAGCGCCAAGGCGAACTCGCACTGTGGGTGCCCCTGACCGGTCAGGAGGCCGCCCAGATAGGCTCGGCCCACGCCAGCCAGCCGCAGGACTACATTTTCCCCACTTATCGTGAACACGGTGTCGCACTGGTGCGAAACGTGGACCTGGCCGAATTGTTGAAGCAGTTCCGCGGAGTCTCCAATGGAGGCTGGGACCCGCGGGGGAACAACTTCCACCTCTACACCCTGGTCCTGGCCGCCCAAACGCTTCACGCCGTGGGCTACGCCATGGGCATCCAGCGGGACCAGAAGCTCGCGGTTGCCGGTGATTCCAATGATCCCAAGGCTGCGGTGATTGCCTACTTCGGTGACGGCGCCAGCTCCGAAGGCGACGTCCACGAATCGATGGTTTTCGCTGCCTCCTACGATGCCCCGGTTGTCTTCTTCTGCCAGAACAATCACTGGGCCATCTCCGTGCCTACGGAAGTCCAGACCAAGGTCCCGTTGGCCAACCGTGCCAAGGGCTACGGTTTCCCGGGAATCCGTGTGGACGGAAACGACGTCATTGCCGTCCACGCCGTCACTGAATGGGCCCTTGAGCATGCCCGTGAAGGCAGGGGCCCGGTGCTCATCGAGGCTTACACCTACCGGGTTGGCGCACACACCACAGCGGACGACCCCACCAAGTACCGCGAACTGGCTGAAGAAGCCGCGTGGCGTGAGAAGGATCCGCTGGAGCGTTTGGAGAAATACCTGCGTACGGAGGGGCTCGCCGATGAGGCCTTCTTCGAGCAGGTGCAGGCCGACGGCGATGAGCTGGCCAAGTATGTCCGCAGCACTACGCATGGCCTTGAGGTGCCGGACATCCGGGATTCCTTCGCCAACGTCTACGCCGAAGCACACCCGCTGATTGCGGAGGAACAGGCGTGGTTCGAAGAATATTCGGCAGGCTTCGAAGCCGACCAGGAGGCAGCTAACTGA
- a CDS encoding alpha-ketoacid dehydrogenase subunit beta: MATMTIAKAINEGLRASLKSNPKSLLMGEDIGHLGGVYRVTDGLIKEFGADRVVDSPLAESGIVGTAIGLALRGYFPVCEIQFDGFVYPAFNQITTQLAKIHARSHGRLTVPVVIRIPYGGGIGSIEHHSESPEALFAHTAGLRIISPSNAHDAYWMIQKAIECQDPVIFFEPKRRYWLKGEVDVENAGLSEDPFKAHVVREGTDATIVAYGPLVPVALAAANAAIEDGRSIEVIDLRSISPVDFDTVEESVKKTGRLIVAHEAPTFGGIGGEIAARISERAFLHLEAPVIRVGGFHMPYPVAKVEEDYLPDIDKILEALDRSLAY; this comes from the coding sequence ATGGCAACAATGACCATTGCAAAGGCCATCAACGAAGGTCTCCGCGCATCGCTGAAGAGCAACCCCAAGTCCCTCTTGATGGGCGAGGACATCGGGCACCTCGGTGGTGTTTACCGGGTGACGGACGGCCTGATCAAGGAATTCGGGGCGGACCGGGTCGTCGATAGCCCGCTGGCTGAGTCCGGCATTGTTGGTACCGCTATTGGGCTCGCTTTGCGTGGCTACTTTCCGGTGTGCGAGATCCAGTTTGATGGCTTCGTCTATCCGGCTTTCAACCAGATCACCACGCAGTTGGCCAAGATCCATGCCCGCAGCCATGGCCGCCTGACTGTTCCTGTGGTTATTCGGATCCCGTACGGTGGCGGCATCGGTTCCATCGAGCATCACTCCGAATCCCCGGAAGCGTTGTTCGCCCACACCGCCGGCCTCCGTATCATTTCGCCGTCCAACGCGCACGATGCTTATTGGATGATCCAGAAGGCTATTGAGTGCCAGGACCCCGTGATCTTCTTCGAGCCCAAGCGCCGCTACTGGCTCAAAGGCGAGGTGGATGTTGAGAATGCCGGTCTATCAGAAGACCCGTTCAAAGCGCACGTGGTCCGTGAAGGTACGGACGCCACGATTGTGGCTTACGGGCCGTTGGTTCCGGTTGCCCTTGCTGCAGCAAACGCCGCAATTGAGGATGGACGCAGCATCGAGGTCATCGACCTCCGTTCCATCTCGCCTGTGGATTTCGACACCGTTGAGGAGTCGGTCAAGAAGACCGGCCGGCTGATCGTCGCCCACGAAGCACCCACGTTCGGTGGCATCGGCGGAGAAATCGCCGCCCGGATCAGCGAACGGGCGTTCCTGCACCTTGAAGCCCCTGTGATCCGCGTTGGCGGTTTCCACATGCCGTATCCCGTGGCCAAGGTTGAAGAGGACTACTTGCCGGATATCGACAAGATCCTCGAAGCGCTCGACCGCTCCCTGGCTTACTAA
- a CDS encoding histidinol-phosphate transaminase codes for MTTTDNAPEGVLPRPVVDRLPKYAAGKPPAAIEGLTSYKLSSNENPLPPIPAVLQAIADQTDINRYPDPLATKLRNALAGFLDVPADDVVTGAGSLGALNQILATFAGQNDDGKSDEVIYAWRSFEAYPICVGLAGAASVQIPLLPDGRHDLETMAAAVTVRTKVILLCTPNNPTGPILTAEETERFIQSVPPNVVVVIDEAYQEFVRDQAAVDGIKLYRKYPNVVVLRTFSKAHGLAGLRVGYSVSGPQLTQHLRVTATPFAVSQIAERAAITSLENFDQVVERVQSLVDERDRVTSGLRDLGWFVPEAQGNFVWLNLGANSGEFAALAAEQALSVRAFGNEGVRVSIGEVEANTRFLKLCAGYTKAPHSS; via the coding sequence ATGACTACTACTGACAACGCACCGGAGGGCGTACTCCCTCGACCGGTCGTGGACAGGCTCCCCAAGTACGCGGCTGGTAAACCCCCCGCTGCGATTGAGGGCCTCACCAGCTACAAATTGTCGTCCAATGAAAACCCGCTGCCTCCGATCCCTGCAGTGTTGCAGGCCATCGCAGACCAGACTGACATCAACCGATACCCAGACCCCCTGGCAACCAAATTGCGCAATGCTTTGGCTGGTTTCCTGGACGTCCCCGCTGACGACGTCGTCACCGGTGCAGGAAGCCTCGGCGCACTCAACCAGATTCTTGCCACTTTTGCGGGCCAGAATGATGACGGCAAGTCGGACGAGGTGATCTACGCCTGGCGCTCCTTCGAGGCTTACCCCATTTGTGTGGGCCTTGCCGGGGCGGCCAGCGTGCAGATCCCGTTGCTTCCGGATGGCCGTCACGATCTCGAAACCATGGCCGCAGCGGTGACGGTGCGCACCAAGGTGATCTTGCTCTGCACCCCGAACAACCCCACGGGACCCATCCTCACGGCTGAGGAAACGGAGCGTTTCATCCAGTCGGTGCCACCCAACGTGGTGGTGGTGATCGATGAGGCGTACCAGGAATTCGTCCGCGACCAGGCTGCTGTAGACGGGATCAAGCTCTACCGGAAATACCCCAATGTCGTTGTGCTGAGGACTTTCTCCAAAGCCCACGGGCTGGCGGGACTGCGCGTTGGCTACAGCGTTTCCGGCCCGCAGCTCACCCAGCACCTTCGCGTCACGGCTACACCTTTCGCCGTTTCGCAAATTGCAGAGCGCGCCGCGATTACATCCCTTGAGAATTTCGACCAGGTTGTCGAAAGGGTACAAAGCCTGGTGGACGAGAGAGACCGCGTCACTTCGGGTCTTCGAGATCTCGGATGGTTCGTGCCGGAAGCCCAAGGGAACTTCGTTTGGTTGAACCTGGGTGCGAACAGTGGCGAGTTTGCAGCGTTGGCAGCCGAGCAGGCCTTGTCTGTCCGGGCCTTCGGAAACGAGGGAGTGCGGGTCAGTATCGGCGAAGTGGAAGCCAATACACGGTTCCTGAAACTCTGTGCAGGTTATACAAAGGCTCCGCACAGTTCCTAG
- a CDS encoding phage holin family protein, with product MGSFIVRVLINGLALWVASWLLDGLEISSSATEKAAANAGITQGADAAGIVLAYLFIGLIFGVVNAFVRPLVKILSLPVTILTLGLFTIIINAAMLYLTAWLSSFTPVHLTIDSFFWTAILASIIISIISLVAGLIPGARKR from the coding sequence ATGGGTTCATTCATAGTTCGCGTCCTGATCAATGGCCTGGCCCTGTGGGTCGCCAGCTGGCTGTTGGACGGACTGGAGATATCCTCCTCCGCCACTGAAAAGGCGGCAGCCAACGCGGGGATCACTCAAGGCGCGGATGCAGCAGGCATCGTCTTGGCTTACCTCTTTATCGGCCTGATTTTTGGAGTGGTCAACGCGTTCGTGCGCCCGCTGGTGAAGATTCTGTCCCTCCCTGTGACGATCCTGACCCTGGGCCTGTTTACGATCATCATCAATGCGGCAATGCTGTACCTGACAGCGTGGCTGAGCAGCTTTACGCCTGTGCACCTCACCATTGACTCGTTCTTCTGGACAGCCATCCTTGCCTCAATCATCATCAGCATCATCAGCCTGGTTGCCGGACTCATCCCAGGCGCCCGCAAACGCTAG